GCCCGGAGTGGCGGGCGGCCAGGGCGCCGAGGAACCCTCCGGCACGCTGCCGGTTTCTTGCCCAGCACTCGGCACCCGGCAGCGCCGCCGCATCGTGGGCGAGCAGACGGATAGTGCCGATCGCGTTGGACGCCGGATCCCACGGGTCGCCAGGGCCGTGGTCGAGCGAGCGCAACGCTGGCGCAAAGACCACGTCGAGGTTCAACGCCTTGGCGACCGGCTCCGCGGACTCCACGCAGCGCCGCCGCGGGGAGGCGTAGAGCACGTCGAAGCTGCTGTCGGCTCCGGTGCTCGCGGCCAGGTGCATCGCGGTGTACGCGGCTTGGCCGCGTCCGCGGCGGGTCAGGCCGCGGCAGTCCGCGACGGCAAGTCCCCGTATCTGAGTAATAGGCGGCCGTGTCGTGGCGCACGATCGTGACGTGGGTGGCCGGGTGCACTGTGGTCCAGCTCATGCCTGCTCCCGCGCCTTCCTGATGTCGGCCAGTTGGGGGTAGGGCGGCGGCTCGTCGGGCAGGTCCAGGTGGGCGGTGGTGTTGTGTGCCGTGAGATAGCACGCTCCGGCTGGGTCAGCCTCGTCAGCCCGGTGTGTCCAGCGGGTGAGCGCGCCGTGCTCCAGCGGTGCGCCCCACCACGAGCCCGCGACGGGCAGGCGCAGGAACACGGCCATCGCCGTGCGCGCGGTGACCTGGTGCCCGACCACCAGGACGCGTTGGCCGGGGTGGTTGAGCGGCAG
This genomic window from Actinospica robiniae DSM 44927 contains:
- a CDS encoding histidine phosphatase family protein gives rise to the protein MTQIRGLAVADCRGLTRRGRGQAAYTAMHLAASTGADSSFDVLYASPRRRCVESAEPVAKALNLDVVFAPALRSLDHGPGDPWDPASNAIGTIRLLAHDAAALPGAECWARNRQRAGGFLGALAARHSGRSVLIIAHAETQDAALAAYFGLAPDSGARAYEITWHTGISRWRHHRQVWPGAHEGGAWALLAHNDVRHLAGTGLEPHDTCWPRTTRI